The genome window ATTAAAGGTGTTATAAAGGGTTTTTGAGCTCAAATTCCCCCTTTGGGCCAACCAAGAAAAAATCGGCGGCACTGGCCATGTTTTGGGATCGAGCTGAACGGATTGCTCGCCACTTAAGCATCGAGGAAGATTTTCCGGCAATCCGCCACCGGTAATGTGCGCCATGCCATGAATATTGTAGCCAGCGCGCAGCGCTGCTAAAACCGGTTCCACATAGATTTGTGTGGGTGTCAGCACAATTTCTCCCAAAGATTTTTCTCCAAATTCAAGAAACTGATCGGACCAGTTGATCCCTTGATCGGCGACGATTTTTCGCACCAGACTAAAGCCATTACTATGTAACCCTTGACTGGCTAAACCAATCGCGCGATCGCCCACTTGGACTTGAGAACCATCTAATAATCGACTTTTCTCCACAATCCCCACACAAAAGCCGGCTAAATCGTATTCGCCACCTTGATAAAATCCGGGCATTTCCGCAGTTTCTCCTCCCAGCAGCGCACAACCACTGGCTTGACACCCGGCACTCATTCCTGCCACTACTGCTGTCAATTGTTCTGGTTCCAGTTTCCCGGTTGCAATATAGTCCAGAAAAAAAAGCGGTTCTGCCCCTGAGGTCAAAATATCATTGACACACATCGCCACTAAGTCAACCCCCACTGTATTGTGGCGATTAATTGCGTGAGCAATTTTAAGTTTAGTGCCAACACCATCCGTTCCAGAAACCAACACGGGTTCCTGATAACCTGTAGGAAGTTGAAAATAGCCACTAAAGCTTCCTAACCCACTTAAAACTTCTTTGCGATGAGTTTTCTCGACTAAAGCAGTAATTTGCTCCACAAATGACCGTCCTGCTTCAATATTGACTCCTGCTTGTTGATAATCCATAACTTGTTTTATTTGTAATATTTCTTTAGAATCATTAAAGTTGACTTGATTAAGTTTTTGTTAAAGAGAAATTGTTATGAAATTCTGCCCAATTTCTGGACCCATCTCACCTTACCGAATCTTGGTCTGATTTTAGATCAGGGATAATAACTACGCAGTGCGGAAATCAATTTTCTCGTGCTGAAGGTAATTTTCCTAGTTCAATTACTGATTTATTCGTCTAGATAGAGGAACTTTACCGCAATTAACTTTCAGAATTAAATGAATGCTTCCAAAATTAAGCAAATACTGAGGAGTGTTGATAACTACATGATGAACCATCAACTACGACAACTGCTAACAGTTACGTTATTAACCAGTGCTTTGAGTGCCGGCTTAGGTGGCAGGATAATGGCAGCTAAGACCCCAGCACGGCTTGACCAGAATCCAGCAAACCCAACTGCCGCTACAATCACTCCCAAGTCCCAGGATCAGATTCGAGAAAGCCAGCCACTCAATGGCAGCGCTTTCAAGTCAGAATCCCTGAAGAACCTGATTGCTCGGATGCAAGGAAAAGCCTCTTGGTATGGTCCAGGGTTTCACGGTCGTCGCACTGCTAATGGAGAACGCTTCAATACTTGGGCTTATACAGCAGCGCATCGTAGTTTACCTTTTGGCACGAAAGTGAGAGTAACCAATCTCAGCAATGGTCAAGCAGTCGTTGTGCGAATTAATGACCGGGGTCCCTACATTGGCGGTCGCGTGATTGATTTATCAAAAGCCGCAGCACAAGCCATTGGCATGATTCGTTCGGGGACCGCACCCGTTCGGATCGAAATTCTCGGGCGATAACTCAAAATTGAGATAAGCTAAAACAGATGATAGCAGTGAGGCATCCGTCTCACTGTTAACTGTGTTGAGAGAGGAAAAGGCGATGCGTCTGTTTAGAACGATCGCGGGAGTGCGAACCCAACTCAAATCTGCATGGCAAACCAACAAAAATCTGGCTTTGGTTCCGACGATGGGAGCCTTACACCTGGGTCATCTCAGTTTAATTGCGCAGGCAGTCACAGCCAATGATGTGGTGGTTGTCAGCATCTTTGTCAACCCTTTGCAATTTGAACCCGGTTCTGATTTAGAACAATATCCTCGTCAACTGGAACAAGACTGTCAGTTATGTGAGGAAGCGGGCGTTGATATTGTCTTTGCGCCGACAGTGGAAGAATTATATCCTCAATTTTCCGGTGCGAGCGGAACCGAAACCCAAGAAAACATGACGCGAGTCGTTCCGCCACCGGCGATGATTGCTCCCCTGTGTGGCAAAAGTCGCCCTGGGCATTTTGAAGGGGTAGCAACCATCGTCACCAAACTTTTTAATATTATTCAGCCGACAACTGCTTATTTTGGCCAGAAAGATGCCCAACAGTTAGCCATTATCCGGCGTCTAGTAGCAGATTTAAATTTGCCAGTGAAAATTCACACTTGTCCTATTGTTCGTGAGGAATCAGGGTTAGCCTATAGCTCTCGCAATCAGTATCTCACGCCGGAAGAAAAAGAAAAAGCGCAAGGGATTTATCAGGGACTCCAACGCGCCCAACAAGCTTTTCAAGAGCAAAACGTCCGCACGGCCGAACAACTCCTGCAATTATTACGTCAGGATGCACCATGGTCGGCATCTGACTTGGATTATACGGCGTTGGTCGATCCAGATACCTTACAACCCTTGCCAAAAGTAGAAAAAAAAGCCTTATTAGCCTTAGCCGTGTATGTGGGACAGACCAGACTGATTGATAATATACTGCTGCGCGATCGCGCCCCGATTATTGCCATTGATGGACCGGCTGGCGCTGGCAAATCAACGGTGACTCGGCGCGTCGCCTATGAACTCGGTTTATTACATCTCGATACCGGCGCCATGTACCGGGGCTTAACCTGGCTCGTGCTCAACTCCCAAATT of Cyanobacteria bacterium GSL.Bin1 contains these proteins:
- a CDS encoding phosphoribosylformylglycinamidine cyclo-ligase translates to MDYQQAGVNIEAGRSFVEQITALVEKTHRKEVLSGLGSFSGYFQLPTGYQEPVLVSGTDGVGTKLKIAHAINRHNTVGVDLVAMCVNDILTSGAEPLFFLDYIATGKLEPEQLTAVVAGMSAGCQASGCALLGGETAEMPGFYQGGEYDLAGFCVGIVEKSRLLDGSQVQVGDRAIGLASQGLHSNGFSLVRKIVADQGINWSDQFLEFGEKSLGEIVLTPTQIYVEPVLAALRAGYNIHGMAHITGGGLPENLPRCLSGEQSVQLDPKTWPVPPIFSWLAQRGNLSSKTLYNTFNMGIGFVVIVPSAIADEIISFFNDCHFSAYEIGEVVTGSGEVTGLE
- a CDS encoding septal ring lytic transglycosylase RlpA family protein, whose amino-acid sequence is MNHQLRQLLTVTLLTSALSAGLGGRIMAAKTPARLDQNPANPTAATITPKSQDQIRESQPLNGSAFKSESLKNLIARMQGKASWYGPGFHGRRTANGERFNTWAYTAAHRSLPFGTKVRVTNLSNGQAVVVRINDRGPYIGGRVIDLSKAAAQAIGMIRSGTAPVRIEILGR
- a CDS encoding bifunctional pantoate--beta-alanine ligase/(d)CMP kinase produces the protein MRLFRTIAGVRTQLKSAWQTNKNLALVPTMGALHLGHLSLIAQAVTANDVVVVSIFVNPLQFEPGSDLEQYPRQLEQDCQLCEEAGVDIVFAPTVEELYPQFSGASGTETQENMTRVVPPPAMIAPLCGKSRPGHFEGVATIVTKLFNIIQPTTAYFGQKDAQQLAIIRRLVADLNLPVKIHTCPIVREESGLAYSSRNQYLTPEEKEKAQGIYQGLQRAQQAFQEQNVRTAEQLLQLLRQDAPWSASDLDYTALVDPDTLQPLPKVEKKALLALAVYVGQTRLIDNILLRDRAPIIAIDGPAGAGKSTVTRRVAYELGLLHLDTGAMYRGLTWLVLNSQIALDDEAGIAELVSQADLQLVLSRDPETPVKVSVNGKDVTRAIRSSLVTRNVSAISAQKAVRDKLLEQQRQWGEKGGLVAEGRDIGTQVFPDAELKIFLTASVRERARRRQEELLTQGQDNIDFEQLQQEIQQRDTYDSDRAIAPLRKAPDALELITDDFTIEEVIAKIIRLYRDRFPI